Within Desulfocurvibacter africanus subsp. africanus DSM 2603, the genomic segment GCATGTCCCTGGCCAGCCTGCCCGAGGTCTCGTTCTGCGAGACCGACGCGGCCAAGGTGCGCGAGTGGCTGCTGGCCACGCACCAGGCCATAACCAGCCGCACGCTCTATCCGGGCAACCCGGAGCGGCTGTGGCTGGAGTTCGTGGCGGTCCTACGGCTCTTGCAGTGAGCTGCAAGGCTGAAGGGCATTGTGGCTAGGAAAGATGTAGTTGATTTTAACGGGGGTATTTTTGCCGCCCCTAATAAATCTTGCACCAGCTATAGAGGTAGGCTAAGAGCAGACCAGACAATCAACAGATAGTATGTCATTTTATGCGCTTAAGTTGATTGGAGGAATGGATATGATTAGCATTAATGACGCCTGTGATTACGTAATTGCGAAAGCTAGTGAGGCTGGAATTGGGCTTAATAACCTTAAGCTTCAAAAAATACTGTATTACTGCCAAGCTTGGCATTTAGCATTTGGGAAAGGCCGGCTTTTTGATGGTCATTTCCAGGCTTGGGTACATGGCCCAGTGAGTCGCACCATTTATGACCGTTTTGCACTCACTAAGTCTCTGTATTCTCCGCTTTCATCTTCTGATATTAGAGAAGATTTTAATGCTGCGGCGATGTCTCAAGAAGCTCGAGAGCTTATTGATGCAGTGTTGAATGTTTATGGACAGTTTACTGGTGACCAACTGGAAAGCATGACCCACCAGGAAGAGCCTTGGAAGAGTGCTCGCGGGGATCTTCCCTTGCATGTCCGTTGTGAGAATCCGATAGACGAAGATGTCATGGCAAAATTCTACGCTTCTCGGTTGGAAAAGTAAGTCATAGGGTATATGGCGAAGTCGAAGTTTCCGGTTCCTGTATTAGGTAATAATACTGCTGACCTACTAGGCAAACGCCCGATCCCCTCTAAGGCCGAAGAGCCTAAGAGGTGGACTTTTTCTTTTCGATTCTGGAAGCAAATTAAGTACTTCGGATTGGATCGTACACCTGAGACGTGGTTTGCCTCTCTTCTAGCCAAGCTTCAAGAGCTTTCCAAAGAAGAACTAGAGAAGTTCCTTTGCGATTCTGCCAAGCTAGACACGTGGAGATACCACCCCATTGACTGGAATCAGAAGAATATTCCCGTCAAAATGAAAGATCTGGATTGGATACCATCTTCATATAGAGACAATGAAGAAGAGTATCCATTAATGCAGTTTCAGATTTCTCAGGCTCTAGGTCGAGTTGTTGGCTTTTGGGACGAGAATGATACATTTAATATTGTGCTGCTTGATCCTCTGCATAATATCCAACCAACAAAAAGGACTGGCTATAGGGTTGACCCATGCAACCCTCTTAACTGTGCTTACACACTCCTCATGATGCATCTTGAGTCTGCAATTGAGTCCGGCTGTGCCAAGCGGGGATGTGCGCAGGCAGAGGTTCTTAAGCAAGTACCAAAATGCAAGGAAAGGTTGTTGCAAGCAAACGTTCTGTTGTTGAAGTTGACTGACGAAGAAATGGAGTTTGCTGCTCATCTTGAACAAGGCAAGATAGTATCTTCTATAGTAGATATTTTCAGAGTTGGTATTGACACTTTAATGAATGGACAAGAATAGCTGCTACCTGTTTGTAGTTGTTTAGCGATGA encodes:
- a CDS encoding Panacea domain-containing protein, with protein sequence MISINDACDYVIAKASEAGIGLNNLKLQKILYYCQAWHLAFGKGRLFDGHFQAWVHGPVSRTIYDRFALTKSLYSPLSSSDIREDFNAAAMSQEARELIDAVLNVYGQFTGDQLESMTHQEEPWKSARGDLPLHVRCENPIDEDVMAKFYASRLEK